The Fimbriimonas ginsengisoli Gsoil 348 genome window below encodes:
- a CDS encoding zinc-binding dehydrogenase, which produces MKIKAAVFRSAGVPFSVETLDLESPRAGEVLVRIRAVGVCHSDWHLMTGATQHPLPAVPGHEGAGVVEAIGERVGAVSVGDHVALNWAPNCGECFYCQHGRPSLCAAYVEPIWAGTMLDDTTRLSQNGEPVYHFSALACFAEHAVVPQECCVPMPKELPFPIAAVIGCAVTTGVGSVLNTAKVPAGSSVAVFGAGGVGLSTIMGARVAGAARIIAVDVSEEKLTFARGFGATDGLTAGPGVVAAIQSMTEGRGADFVFEAVGIPSVQEQCLEAVRPGGTVVFSGISPMGSATNLPGAVLTRQEKTVMGSYYGTSHAPRDFPLYAEMYRHGQLDLDRLISRTYLLEEINEAYADMLGGQGGRGVVVFP; this is translated from the coding sequence ATGAAGATTAAGGCGGCGGTATTTCGATCGGCGGGAGTCCCGTTCTCCGTAGAGACGCTGGACTTGGAGTCGCCCCGTGCCGGCGAAGTCCTGGTTCGCATTCGAGCGGTTGGAGTCTGCCATAGCGATTGGCATCTGATGACCGGCGCCACCCAGCACCCGCTCCCCGCCGTGCCGGGACATGAGGGAGCGGGAGTCGTCGAGGCCATCGGCGAACGGGTCGGCGCAGTTTCCGTCGGTGACCACGTCGCCCTCAACTGGGCGCCAAACTGCGGCGAATGTTTCTACTGCCAACACGGCCGCCCCAGCCTCTGCGCCGCCTACGTGGAGCCGATCTGGGCCGGGACGATGCTCGACGACACCACCCGTTTATCGCAAAACGGCGAGCCTGTCTACCATTTCAGCGCCCTCGCCTGCTTCGCCGAACACGCCGTGGTGCCGCAGGAGTGCTGCGTCCCCATGCCCAAAGAGCTTCCCTTCCCGATCGCGGCAGTAATCGGGTGCGCGGTCACCACCGGAGTCGGATCCGTCCTAAATACCGCCAAGGTCCCGGCCGGAAGCTCGGTCGCCGTGTTCGGAGCGGGCGGCGTCGGCCTCAGCACCATCATGGGCGCCCGGGTCGCGGGAGCCGCCCGGATTATCGCCGTCGACGTCTCGGAAGAAAAGCTCACTTTCGCCCGCGGTTTCGGAGCGACCGACGGATTGACCGCCGGACCGGGAGTGGTGGCCGCCATCCAGTCCATGACCGAAGGCCGAGGCGCCGACTTCGTTTTCGAAGCCGTCGGAATCCCCTCCGTCCAAGAGCAGTGCCTAGAGGCGGTTCGGCCCGGCGGAACCGTCGTCTTCTCCGGGATTTCCCCCATGGGAAGCGCGACAAATCTCCCCGGCGCCGTTCTAACCCGGCAAGAAAAGACCGTCATGGGCTCGTATTACGGCACCTCGCACGCCCCACGCGACTTCCCCTTATATGCCGAAATGTACCGGCACGGCCAACTGGACCTCGACCGCCTTATCAGCCGGACGTATCTACTGGAGGAGATCAACGAAGCCTACGCCGACATGCTCGGCGGGCAGGGTGGGCGCGGCGTCGTCGTGTTCCCATAG
- a CDS encoding tetratricopeptide repeat protein → MNVLLATAILSLLSPQKGTVQVKVNAQNGLVITGEHTFRVTVVANNAVTGVEFYVGSELRDKDTSTPYEFTIDSLAETDGNLKLRFKAFTTEGESGEAAVTVKIDNALGKGLDFHIQKGTEALQDSKFDDAITAGRIALRIDPKSNAARIIVARGYLGKGTFDKAQKFAEDAVSDDPNNQSAADLLSSIKLRQAFTTMSRSSDRKETLATIKDAFKSAVDTRRKFVDSQFDKLSAPDDAHLISYADAALSADRYSAALAVLEPAFRKDNRRTDVGNRIAYAQMRLGRYADALNTLNDVKKYGSADAFTYAGLAVLFAEAGNVDASDAALKDALVTSSDDPAVLSAQAYVALKFVRHRVIDKSTLLLNYDDIGGADTASRTESRKTMRSALDQLEKGTGQRSTVSFFASALNNKLEEFGRGETYFERAVLDDPLNVDAYVEQGNRSLGLALNGKPSADEMDQRLETARAYFETALTARPDSAQALSGLSLVALMQRKFDESLSLGEAASHAAPTYAAAQAVLGAVYSSVSGAKRLQADNIRKQNKTGGTTNEERQANEVQARELEHDAIVLATKARDTVVQAAKLDPRLEGQDITKPRAAWRYLYTGGRVPTLPQPR, encoded by the coding sequence ATGAACGTCCTTCTCGCCACCGCTATCCTGTCGCTCCTCTCCCCCCAAAAGGGCACCGTTCAGGTGAAAGTCAATGCCCAGAACGGGCTTGTCATTACCGGAGAGCACACCTTCCGAGTCACCGTCGTCGCTAATAACGCCGTCACCGGCGTCGAGTTTTACGTCGGTAGCGAGCTACGCGACAAGGACACGAGCACGCCCTACGAGTTCACCATCGACAGCCTTGCCGAAACCGACGGAAATCTCAAGCTCCGTTTCAAGGCGTTCACCACCGAGGGTGAATCGGGAGAAGCCGCGGTCACCGTCAAGATCGATAACGCGCTCGGCAAGGGACTCGATTTCCACATTCAGAAGGGAACCGAGGCGCTCCAAGATTCGAAGTTCGACGACGCCATCACCGCCGGCCGGATCGCGCTCCGCATCGATCCCAAGTCGAACGCCGCTCGCATCATCGTAGCCCGCGGCTATCTCGGCAAGGGAACGTTCGATAAGGCGCAGAAGTTTGCCGAGGACGCGGTATCCGACGATCCGAACAACCAAAGCGCGGCCGACCTTCTCTCCTCGATCAAGCTTCGCCAGGCGTTCACCACCATGAGCCGGTCGAGTGATCGAAAGGAGACGCTTGCGACCATCAAAGACGCATTCAAGAGCGCCGTCGATACCCGCCGCAAGTTTGTGGACTCCCAATTCGACAAGCTGAGCGCTCCCGATGACGCCCACTTGATCTCTTATGCCGACGCCGCCCTCTCTGCGGACCGGTATTCGGCGGCTCTCGCCGTCTTGGAGCCGGCGTTCCGAAAGGACAACCGCCGTACGGACGTGGGTAACCGGATCGCCTACGCTCAGATGCGTCTCGGCCGCTATGCCGACGCACTGAACACTCTCAACGACGTCAAGAAGTACGGTTCCGCTGACGCGTTTACCTATGCGGGTTTGGCCGTTCTGTTTGCCGAGGCGGGCAACGTGGATGCCTCGGACGCGGCGCTGAAGGATGCGCTCGTGACGAGCTCGGATGACCCCGCCGTGCTTAGCGCTCAGGCGTACGTCGCACTGAAATTCGTCCGTCACCGCGTCATCGACAAGAGCACGCTGCTGCTGAACTACGACGACATCGGAGGCGCCGACACCGCTTCGCGAACCGAGTCCCGCAAGACGATGCGGAGCGCGCTCGATCAGCTTGAGAAGGGGACCGGACAGCGATCGACCGTCAGCTTCTTCGCCAGCGCACTTAACAACAAGCTTGAGGAGTTTGGTCGGGGCGAGACCTACTTCGAGCGCGCCGTCCTGGACGATCCGCTCAATGTAGATGCCTACGTAGAGCAGGGGAACCGTTCGCTGGGCCTCGCGTTGAACGGCAAGCCGAGCGCGGACGAGATGGATCAGCGGCTGGAAACGGCTCGCGCCTACTTCGAGACCGCCCTCACCGCCCGGCCCGATTCCGCTCAGGCGCTCTCCGGCCTTTCCCTCGTCGCCCTGATGCAGAGGAAGTTCGACGAGTCGCTGAGCCTGGGCGAGGCTGCCAGTCACGCCGCTCCGACCTACGCCGCCGCCCAGGCGGTTCTGGGCGCGGTCTACTCCAGCGTCTCCGGCGCCAAGCGGCTGCAGGCGGATAATATCCGCAAGCAGAACAAGACCGGGGGAACGACGAACGAGGAGCGCCAAGCGAACGAGGTTCAGGCCCGCGAACTGGAGCACGACGCCATCGTCCTCGCTACCAAGGCGCGCGATACGGTAGTCCAAGCCGCCAAGCTCGACCCGCGCCTAGAAGGCCAAGACATCACCAAGCCCCGCGCCGCTTGGCGATACCTCTACACCGGTGGCCGAGTTCCGACTCTGCCGCAGCCCCGCTAG
- a CDS encoding NAD(P)/FAD-dependent oxidoreductase produces the protein MLETDVAIIGGGPAGTTVATFLKKYNPSLDVTIVEREQFPRDHVGESHLPAISAILDEMGVWDKVEAAGFPIKIGATFKWGAKKDYWETDFLHHEKFREEARPAKFVDQRRKTAFQVDRSIYDKVLLDHAQSLGCRVFEQTKVAQVLHEGDRITGLSVVSQDPDVTEQVGSDGLIKARYYVDASGDIGILRRALGIEIEAPTALRNIAVWKYWQDATWAVTIGNGGTRIQIMSLDWGWMWFIPITPTRTSVGLVLPASYYKTSGKTTEQLYEEAIATEPLISRLLETATPEDGLFATKDWNFLAKRLAGENWFLAGDSCGFADPILSAGMTLAHTGARKVAFTILELDRNEQDPEWLKQEYEDGHRQQIRHHMQFADFWYTSNSQFTDLKEYCQEIAETAGLTLTPESAFQWLATGGFTVDEPGVAAALTYRVSGLKLLAVEMGAAAPEWELTKTNFWRLNLDGATEGKFVRYLEGRVVPIPCLKRGPKVLPIVDVFKHLLKAMKRNMDSILILEDCVNAMIREDGIPPQDAALLTIEGIESLILEGWIKGKAVPSRPFIKVT, from the coding sequence ATGTTAGAAACCGACGTCGCCATCATCGGAGGGGGTCCCGCGGGTACGACGGTGGCGACCTTCCTCAAGAAGTACAACCCATCCCTCGATGTCACCATCGTCGAGCGGGAACAGTTCCCTCGCGACCACGTCGGCGAGAGCCACCTCCCCGCAATCTCCGCGATCCTCGACGAGATGGGCGTTTGGGATAAGGTCGAAGCCGCCGGATTCCCGATCAAGATCGGCGCCACTTTCAAATGGGGCGCCAAGAAGGACTACTGGGAGACCGACTTTCTCCACCACGAGAAGTTTCGCGAAGAAGCCCGCCCGGCGAAATTCGTCGATCAGCGGAGGAAAACCGCGTTCCAGGTCGACCGATCCATCTACGACAAGGTGCTACTCGACCACGCGCAGTCCCTTGGCTGCCGCGTTTTTGAGCAAACCAAAGTCGCTCAGGTGCTTCACGAGGGCGATCGGATTACCGGACTGAGCGTTGTCTCCCAAGATCCAGACGTGACGGAGCAAGTCGGGAGCGATGGCCTGATCAAGGCACGTTACTACGTCGACGCATCCGGCGATATCGGGATCCTGCGGCGGGCCCTCGGCATCGAGATCGAGGCTCCCACCGCCCTCCGAAACATCGCGGTTTGGAAGTATTGGCAAGACGCGACCTGGGCGGTCACCATCGGAAACGGGGGAACGCGGATCCAGATCATGAGCCTAGATTGGGGCTGGATGTGGTTCATCCCGATTACGCCGACCCGCACTTCCGTCGGACTGGTACTGCCGGCTAGCTACTACAAGACAAGCGGCAAAACCACCGAGCAGCTTTACGAAGAAGCCATCGCCACCGAGCCGCTCATATCTCGCCTTCTGGAAACCGCGACGCCCGAAGACGGCCTGTTTGCCACCAAGGATTGGAACTTCCTCGCCAAGCGCCTCGCTGGCGAAAATTGGTTCTTGGCCGGCGATTCCTGCGGCTTCGCCGACCCGATCCTCTCCGCCGGCATGACGTTGGCCCACACCGGCGCACGCAAGGTGGCTTTTACCATTCTCGAGTTAGATCGAAACGAACAAGATCCGGAATGGTTGAAGCAGGAGTACGAAGATGGCCACCGCCAGCAGATTCGACACCACATGCAGTTCGCCGACTTTTGGTACACCTCCAACAGCCAGTTCACCGACCTGAAGGAGTACTGCCAAGAAATAGCGGAGACGGCGGGACTCACCCTCACCCCCGAGTCGGCATTCCAGTGGCTCGCCACCGGAGGCTTCACCGTGGATGAACCCGGTGTCGCCGCCGCCCTCACGTACCGGGTCTCTGGCCTTAAGCTGCTCGCCGTCGAAATGGGCGCCGCTGCCCCCGAATGGGAGCTGACGAAGACAAATTTCTGGCGCTTGAATCTCGACGGAGCGACCGAAGGAAAGTTCGTCCGCTATCTCGAAGGGCGAGTCGTCCCCATTCCATGCCTCAAACGCGGTCCCAAAGTGCTGCCGATCGTCGACGTCTTCAAGCACCTCCTCAAAGCGATGAAGCGCAACATGGACAGCATCCTGATCCTTGAGGACTGCGTCAACGCCATGATCCGAGAAGACGGCATCCCCCCTCAAGACGCCGCCCTGCTCACGATCGAAGGAATCGAATCCCTAATTCTCGAAGGCTGGATCAAAGGCAAAGCCGTCCCCAGCCGGCCATTCATCAAGGTGACGTAG